The window GTTTTCGGTTTGGATCGGATTGGATGAGCagtttaatttggatcggtttgaatttgaacacccctactaataacttttgtgatttgtatctATCAAGTAATCATCAATGATGttttaatggtataaaattttattcaatagTGTGagactcatttttcttttgatagttatatgctggccagaatttaataaaattactggCCCGCTCGACTTTTCCAACAAGATAATCAAGACCTCTGACCTTCTTCCTCCCTCCTCCATCTCTTGAGAGTTTTCAGCACTGCTGCATCATAAAAAACCGTCACAGAGGAGCTTGGAGGGGTTCATGTTCTCACTTCCAAGTCTATTTTTAATTAAGAAGAGCGCACAATGCACAAGAACATGGAGATCTTCCGAGAAGACGTGCAACATCTGTGAAACGAATGGGAGCTGAGGACGCTGGTTTTGCTAAGCCTAACATGGCAGGTTATCCTCATCATATGTGGCTCATGGAGGAAGCGTGCCCGTGGTAACTTCATCAGCATCGTGGTTTGGGTAAACATATCTGTCAGCAGATTGGTTAGCCACAGTTTCGCTGGGCACACTTgccagaaaccaaggagatgtaGGCAAACAAGATAGGAACTACACCCTGCAGGCCATTTGGGCTCCCTTCCTTCTCCTCCATCTCGGAGGTCCTGACACAATCACTGCTTACGCCTTAGAAGACAACACTTTATGGCTACGGCATTTGCTCGGTCTAATTGTCCAAGTTTCCGTGGCTTTTTATATCTACTTAAGATCTTGGAGCACCAGTGCCTTCACTTTTATAGCTATACCAGTGTTTGTTTCTGGGATCATTAAGTATGCAGAACGCACTTGGTTCTGAGATCAGCTAGCCCAGAACAACTTGAAGAATCTTTGCTCTCCGCTCAGTGCATACAACTTCCAAGTCTCAATGACCGTTATGGCAGTCCCCAGCTGGAGTATGTTCACAGAGGATACTACTTGTTTCCTGTGCTCAAGCGTCTCTATGCCAATCTGAGCCTAAGCTTAGCAGAGGGTCTGCGAATCTACCCATTGATGAAAAAGGAATGTGTGGAGAACATTGAGGATTATGAGGAACAGAGTTGTTCCTGTGTGGATAGCCGATTCTGAGGTAGAGCTAGTTGAGTTGCAAGTTCAAGCTCGCCTCTCCTTCCTTCAAGAACGGCAGCGGTGggcacctgcaaaggcactccaacgctcaagttagtAAGAGTGTGAGTAATAGAGATGATATTCAGAGTGAATAACGTACCTCCTTCATGTCAGGAGTAGATATATTTATAGAGTTACTTAGTGAGTCTGATATTGTGGAGCTGTTATTGAGTGGGTGATAACTGCTCTTTAGTGCTCTTCTTTAGAGAGATTTGCGGAGAGATTCCTGTACCCATTTGGGTTGGCACGCAGTTGTTTGATTTAATAGGATAAGTCTGTTAGGAGATCAAAGTACGTACTCTCCACGTACTCCTGAAATATCACGtgtatatttagttttaattatattccGATTTATAGTTTTACCTTAGCCGAATTATAGCCAACGGACGGAACAAgagtaattatgcttttaaacTGGTTGAGGTCCAGTTGGGTTTTTTGTATGACTTGCTTTACACAAAATCAGCTACAATTTACTGTCTACGAGGTCTCATTTTCCGCTTCATTAGTGTTTTATGCATAGTGTCTGCTCTAGCTACATGTGTTGTCTTCCATAATGTTCATGTGCATGAGTACTCAAGGGTTGACATTTATATAACATATTGTTTACTTATTGGGGCTATTTTACTCGAGCTTTATGCATTTGTGTCCCTTGTTTTCTCGGATTGAACTTTGAATTGGCTAGTCAACAAACATAGTTCACTGCAGAATTTCATATGCTAGGTTTTGTCTTGTCAGAAAAGGTGGTCAGGGGGTTAGCTCAACACAACTTGTTGAATTTTTGCATGAAGAAGAGGGTAACAAGATGCATTGGAAACAATTTTCTTTTCATGATAGAATTATACTGGCAAAGGACATGGGAAGATGCAGATGCTcaaaggctgcgtttgtttttagagacagggcagaacatgacactgaaacggagacactaaaaattattttttgtgtattatgtttggatacgaTGGACAAGACACTAACGTAATgtttagtattatgtttggatacacatggacaagactaaaatattatatgaaatgactaaaatagccctgtgattccaaattttctacctcaatacaaattaatttaataaaaaatgagagtacgtaggagtacagacggaacttgaaaaaaatatttgaagaggcaaaaaattttaataaaaaatatattagtatttatattaaaataaaatttataaatataattattttattttaaaatttattattaatatgtaggaatacatatggttaagattaacaaaaaaaataaatttgagtttgattaataaaaaattttgtttaagttaataagccaaattaattttaaataaaaaattaatttaaaaaaaaaatcaatttttacatgaaaaacaattagtttttgcatataaaaatctatttttatttaaaaaactattttttttatctaaaaactgatttttctttaaattatataaaatcaattataatttataaattattttttagcattttaaaagattaattttacttttgctaatatttatctttcaaaagttttaagattaattatttttgttattatttttattacaaatcaaataatataatataaggttaaaatggtattaaagtaaaacgataaaaagaaaagaattatctacccccaataaaaaattatacaagaaGGAGAGAGTACctgaaaaagaaagagatagaggaaaaacaggaagaaaaaagtATCTCTGAACAAcgcaataggaaaaataaaaatggGTAAcagtgaaaaaaaaggaaaacaaaatttataaaattgtccaTGTCCACTCTTCCAAATTCCGTatccatcattgtccttcgtgaTAAATATGTCCACTGCCCATGTCTCTCTGCTTTCAAAACACTGTTTAAACAAGTGTTGTCCATGTTTCCGTGTCCTGCCGCCCAGTggcggagcttagttcagacaagggggggccatggcccccccaaactttttataaaaaatttagtagtattttttcagaagataaaaaatagttcaattgacttaaatactttactatgacttaaagtatctaataaattcaataaacaacactctctctatctttaagttcaaatataaaaaatagatatttttatttatttaatttaatattattttatattttactatttatttaatttaattttttatataataaaaaataatagaatattcaataagtattaatattattgtatttgtataaattgataaaaaaaattcaataaatattataaattttaatatttgtccttctaaattcttctttacatattttacaaatttttatataaaataataatgaaaaatcaaagaattgatacattttttaagagaaagactaatatttaagaaggagaacatataacttttacaatatcaacacctgtagatagttcttctactttaatgaatcacaaagaaagtgagatataactttcaaaagttcaaaaaattaCATCTGGTGAATCTAAACTATGTCACCATAGTGGGGTTGTTAACCTTTGGTGATCCAAGCGACGTCCTGGCGTCATTAACCTTAACTTTTTGGAACGAGATCTTgaaaaacggctttaaatttggcaatatcacccaaaccagagagaaccagagagatgagattagacgagcttatcttaaatggggttcatattaaaaatattttgacaattattttctatctggcccccccaaaattttgtttcaagttccgccactgcTGCCGCCGCATCTCACACAAAAACGAGAGCCGTACAGCAGACAAGGATTTGATTATAATTTTCTCAAGAAATTGCTTTCTTATAAAGGTGACAATGCTTTGATTGACTTCCAAAATATTAGCTGGAGCGTTGACGTTGAATTTGGTCATAGCTTACTCATTTGGCATATTGCAACCGATATATGCTATTATTCTAGAATAGAAGAATCCGAAAAGGACTACAGGGAAGCGAGCAAAAGAATATCCGATTATATGTTGTATCTTTTACTCATGCGTCCACTCATGCTGCCTAAATGGATCAACAGGATTACTCACCTTCGGAACACTTTCAGGGAAGCCACAAGTATATTGCATCGCAACCAGCAGCCAGTGAAAGATGCTGCAAGCGCTTCAAAATCGCTTATTCAAATGCATAGGCAGTGTCACCAGCCACTCCAACAACTTCGAAGGGAAAGGGCTAGCAAGTCTTTGCTCCATGAAGGGTGCCGCCTTGCTTTACAGATTGAAGATCAGAGTTTCTCATGGGAAGTGATATGTAATGTGTGGATAGAGATGCTTACTTATGCTGCAAGTCAGTGTGAATGGGAGGCACATGGTCAGCGACTCCGAAGAGGAGGAGAATTTCTCACTCATGTTTGTCTTCTCATGGCGGAACTTGGTTTGAGCAAACAATATGACATTGCGCCGAAAACACCCAGTGTAGAAACTAGAAAGCCAAAATGAAGGATGGGGATGTACAACAAGGACATCACTGGGTTCTTGCTCATAAGTAGCGTACTTTTTATGGTGCAATTTCGCTACGTTACCAACTCTTATTTATGACTGCGTTTAATGAAAGTGTTTTTgtgatgtgtctaataaaaatgtttttttatgACTGTgtctaatagaagtgtctttgcaGATGTATTTTTTAGATATGTTTCTTTATacgtgtttaaaatataataattaattattattgataataaattGGTAGATAGTATATTAGTATCCTATATTAGTATCCTATATCAGAGCATCAATCCTGTTATTCCGTCTTCTGGCCAAAGCAATGTTATGGAAGTATCTGGTATTCCTATCCATGTTTGCAGCATGCTTAGACCGAGACATCTGTTTCCAGTGCATTTCCTTTCTAATATACCATTTTGAACAAAAGCTCACAAGTGCCTTCCTTCTAGCCTCCGTTGTACCATCATAAACTCCATCACTGACTGAATTGTCCAGCTTGGTGAGCTCCTCCTCAAACCTCACGAGTCTCTTATCCATGTCCCGGAAGTTATCCTTGTGCCATTGCCGCAGTTGTATTGCTAGAGCCCTCAGCTTGCACGGGAACTGCGCTTCTCCGAGGCTTCGCCACTCATCCTTCACCATTCTCAGAAATCCCTCATGCGTAAACCAGGCGTCTAAACTTCTGAATGGTCTAGGGGGCCCCGTTACTCTTGTTAGTTCCATGATCACTGGGCAGTGATCAGACAATCCCCTTGGGACACCCTTAATCCTAATATCCGGAAACACCTCAGTCCATTCAACATTAACCATCACCCTATCAATCCGACTACAGGAACGCCCCCTAAACCATGTATACTTCCTATCAGTAAGAGGCAAATCTATCAACTGCATGTCTCGCACCCATTCCTTAAATTCCTCCGATGACGCCATCAAGCTAGTAGCTCCTTTACGATCCTCTACTTGTAGAATTTCATTAAAGTCTCCGAGAAAACAGAAAGGAATCTGACACAACCCCGCCACATAGCTCAGTTCCTCCCACACCTCCCTCTTTGCCTCCCTCCCATGCGCCCCGTACACCAAACAGAAAGCACATCGGAAGTTGGTCTTTGTTAAAACGCCTTCAACACACAGCCACCTCTCACCTTTATACCTTTGATCTACTTGAAACACTCCTTCATCCCAAATTAATAGCAGACCCCCCGCCATTCCTGCAGATTCCACAAACTCCCAACCAGCAGTACTAGATCCCCAAAGCCTTGCAACCTCATATTTAGTAATCACTTCTTTTTTTGTTTCAAGCAATCCCAACATGTtcaaattatatttattcttcAAAGATTTCAGCATGCTTAATTTACCGTCCCCCTCCaccccctaatattccaacaGCTCACAATCATTTAAATAAAGATTTGCTCAccttattttgattttttggtCGACTCCTTCTCGCCTTTTCCTTTTGCTTCGCCAGTTTTTTCTTAGCTGCTATTTCTTCATTTTGTGCTTGCAAAATCGCCATAATATCTTCTTCCTCATCGCATAAAACCGCTCCTGATTCCACAGCCAATGCCCAGGTTGCTTGATTCTCCTGGCGTTGCTCTTTCTGTGTCCCCTCGCCTTCTAAATGGCTAACTGTGCCCTGCCTAGCCCCTGCTCCTGCCCCCCGGGCATTGCCACAGGCAGCCACCTCCGGGACGTCCCTCACTGCGTTTCCCTGTGCTCCCGAGGTACCATCCTTCCCCATTAGGCATTATTGATAAAATAttccaaaataattttacttCCCATATTGTCATGATTGCTTTTAATTGAACGATGATTTAGGACAATGATATGCTAATAATTGTTGCCCAGCTCAAGGAAAAATAAGTTTCGCTATTAGAAAATATGTAATTTTTAAGAAtggaaaagtatatatatatatatatatatatatatatatatatatatatatatatatatttggtgtttcataaaaatattatgttattgtAGGTTTGATTATATGTCTATTGTAAGTGTGATTATTCTATTAAATTTATGacaggtttaattattctaataattatttatttaattaaaaaaaatataaatcaatatGTATCAATATacacatataatattttttttattcagttaTATACATGTAAAATATTTATCATAACTCTTAGTACttatgaaaaaatgaaaaaaaaatcaaattaataatcaaCGAATTTCAAATCAAACACTTtagtatttaataaatttttattattttaaaatattcaataattatttttgtcatctttctgttgattttaataaaatatactagataaataaatttttaataaatttattatgagacaattaaactttaaaatattattataaaataaattaatttcttccAACACATCAACAATCAATTCGTCTaacttctaaaaaaaaaaaattaaagtatgcgatataaaattttttaaaattaaatgaagtgtttactcttaaaaaaaaatcaacacgGAAACCtaaattaaaagagagaaattATTACCataatagaaaagaagaaagaaaaattgtttaccaaaataataagaaaaagacTCCGCAATATTAATATAccatgctttttttttcttttttttttttattgtctaaAATCATAGGGAATAAGACCTCCCAGCATTTTGGACAGCAGTGTAACTAAGCGAAATAATTTGAGTCCACCAGAATCCACATGAAACAGAGTTTGCAGAGTGAAAGTATGTTGGAATCTGATTTCACCGAAtgagagaaaaatagaaaacacaGGAATGGAATACATCCACCCATCACTCATCCTTGGACTTTACTTGTACACTCCCACCAATCACAATTTCCGTAACAATTGGCCAAACATATGATAATACTAACACAtaaattttcaataatattattcatacatcaaagattttttttttatatttgtagaaaatacaattattattaaaatattatgtatttgaattattttttaattaacaaaacaaaaaatatatatttgtgtTAAACCTTTTAGTatgaataaaataacaaataatggtGCCACTATCTCTGTGTGTTCCTTCTCAACATATTATTGAGAGGagattttgtaataattttactTCCCATATTGTTATCATCGCCTTTGAGTAATTCAGAATGATGGGTTTAGGACGgtgatatattaataatttttgccaAGTTCAAGGAAAAATAAgctccttttttttctctctttaaaaTGTATTGTTATTCAGATAGcaattttgtttatgttttaactaatttagtataaaaGACTTTAACAAAATGTTCACTTCCAAGTCCTAGCTTTTTAGGGACATAAATTCTTAACAAAATCTATTATATTATATTCTTAATGTTGTTCTTAGGTTCTTTTAACAACCGGTTCTTCTAAAATTTTGTCtttaatgtttaattatataCCACTAAACACAATTCTTATCTTAAATATATGTTATTAAGATTAGGATTGCtagtgttagttttttttttttttttacccaaATAGTATTCCCTAATCCGATTGGCATGGTCAAGGCGAGattcgaactcccgacacttacttaagcggacgagtgagttgaccactcgaccaacccaagttagtTAGGATTGCTAATGTTACTTGTtgtcttatattttatttaaaaaattgtttgTTTCTAGGAAAGTATAGTCACTTAGACATACAAATTACTTGGTAAAagagtttttatactaaaattactaaaaaatgattaaattagttaatatttaatgaaaAAGACCAAAATTTTCTATAAATTGATAACTATATTCTTAGGTGAGTTAAgtcattttactttttatttgttCAAATTGACTATGAAACTCAAATTCTTATTGCTATTATTTTGTAAAATATGAGTAGAGAATTAACGAATTAAGGATATTATTaactttatatataaaaataattaggtCCTCCtttttaaatatcaattaaattataattttttaatcattttagtataaaaaataattttttcaataattaattcctctttttttaaccaattaaagtattaaacatgcacaattttaaatagtaaatacttATTATAAAGGAAGGGCCTTTCCTTCTTCAGAGTACAAGGTGTACTACTGAGACTGAGAGATCAACCTTCACTAGCTGATTTGAAACGAGAGAGAGAAATCAGAAATGGAGGTAGGGTTCTTGGGTCTAGGGATAATGGGCAAGGCCATGTCCATGAACCTTCTACGCCATGGATTCAAGGTCACTGTTTGGAATAGGACTCTCTCAAAGGTCTTAACTTTCTCTAACTTCCCTTCTCATATTCAATGCAATTCCTACTGTTCCTGCAACTTCACTCTCGAACCTTCCATTTTCAATCTGATTCATCATATGGGGTgttaccaaaattttatttttccagCTCCAAATCTCAATtggcttgcactttgaaaaaaaataaaaatctgattttttttattataatttcttcCTACATAATATTGGTTATTAATGGTTCtggattttgatttatttattttgcattCGCTATTGGTTTttcagttttcttttttttttctttttaatttatagttTCATTTCATGTGCAATAATCATACTTAAAAGGAAGAAATTATGCAGAAAGTTATATTTGCTGATACATAATTCCAAGAATTTTGGAGAGCAGTTTAGCAACCAGTCTGAATTTTTCACACGTTGTTTACATGATATCAAATTAGTGAAGATAACAAAATTGTGTTTGGGGGGTGGGGGGAAGAAAAGTGGAACAAATTAGAGAAAGTTTATGTAATTTGTAGTATGGGTGTTTATATGTCCTATTCTTTGTATATTATTAAGCATTAAGTTCTCACCATAAAAGTACTATGAACTTTGATTTTGAATATTCTGCTAGTGGCCTAAAGTTTTCCATGCTTTTGCAACCTCTAATAATCTAATTTGTAGTGTGATGAACTTGTGGAACATGGTGCTTCAATTGGAGAAACCCCTGCAGCTGTGATCAAGAAATGCAAGTATACAATTGCAATGTTGTCTGATCCTTCAGCTGCTCTATCGGTGCGCATTTATATATAGTTTCTTTTAtagtatattatataatttaaaattttccatgCAACTTATGTTGCTTTTACTTAACTTGCATTTTGTGATAATTTTTTAGGTTGTATTTGATAAAGATGGTGTTCTTGAGCAAATTGGTAATGGAAAAGGTTATGTTGACATGTCAACGGTTGATGCAGATACATCTTCGAAGATATCTGAGGTTAGCATAGCCTTTTGATGTTTATCCTGCTAATGAAAAAGTCTATTTCCCTTCATTCCAAGTTCATAaattttcttcattttgttttagtataattttttgaTAAACATGTTGTGTATTCTTTCTGATATCATCTAATTTGAGTACACACAAATTTGATTTCTGCAGGCAATCAAATCGAAAGGTGGTTCCTTCCTTGAAGCTCCTGTTTCAGGTAGCaagaagcctgccgaagatgggcaACTAGTAATACTTGCCGCGGGGGACAAGGTATTCTTAACTCTGAAATTGTGAATAGATATTCAATCACCATGCTTGCATCACTGCATGTTTTTGTGCTAAACTTCTAACTGCTTGAAGGAATTGAATTATTCAGACATAATTTCTGATTTTATCTTTGCTATCATGGTCTTCTGCTGTACATTGGAATCAGATGTATACTtaagaaattggaattctttggtaTATCCATGTGCTCAAGTAGTCTTATGTGTATTCATTGCTGCGGACTAACTTTTCAGGAAATTGAAAAACTATTAAGTAGCCAATGGAACCTCATGTATATTAATCTTTAGAAGTTGACTATTTTGATACATAGGCATTGTACGATGAAGTAGTGCCAGCATTTGATGTATTAGGAAAGAAATCTTTCCATCTTGGTGAGGTTGGAAATGGCGCAAAAATGAAACTTGTTGTTAACATGATAATGGGCAGGTAATCTTTTTGTTTGTCAAATTCTATGCTTTCTAATTTAGATGGGGAAAGGGGGTCGACCAAGACGGCTTAGAACATTTTTTTGGAAGCTGAAGACAAAAAAAGTCGAAATTGCATTATTATACTTGTTCTTTATGTTATGCATGTTGCAGTATGATGAATGCTTTCTCCGAGGGACTCACACTAGCCGGAAGAAGTGGATTGAACCCTTCGACTCTTCTTGACGTGCTGGTAATTTCTTGTGACCAATGAATGGGACACTATTTGTTGTTCTCTTTTATTGTCGTTGAAAGCATAATCGTTGTGCTTTTTGATGCTATCAGGATCTAGGTGCCATTGCTAACCCCATGTTTAAAATGAAAGGACCCTCAATGCTCAAAAACAATTACTCCCCAGCTTTTCCACTAAAACATCAGCAGAAGGACATGAGATTAGCCCTCGCCCTCGGAGACGAAAATGCTGTACCGATGCCTATAGCAGCTGCGGCAAATGAGGTAATACTAATTCCTTTTTTGTTTGCATGAAAATCTCAGGATGAATTGCTAATACAAAATTCGTCAAGAAAGGTTGTATAAGTTTAAGGAAGAACAAACTTGATGTGTAGTTTAAGGATCAAATGACTACTATTGTTTCTGATCTTAAGCTCTTTATGTGCATGTGACTGATATAAATTGATGATTATCAAACTACAACAGAAAAGGATTCTTCCtgtttcttctctttttgtttcttaAATTGTATATCTTCCTATTTGTCTTGTAGGCTTTCAAGAAAGCCAGAAGCATGGGATTGGGAGACCTTGACTTTTCAGCAGTCCATGAGACTTTGAAAAAACCTGATCATTCATCTTGAG is drawn from Arachis hypogaea cultivar Tifrunner chromosome 12, arahy.Tifrunner.gnm2.J5K5, whole genome shotgun sequence and contains these coding sequences:
- the LOC112726410 gene encoding glyoxylate/succinic semialdehyde reductase 1, producing MEVGFLGLGIMGKAMSMNLLRHGFKVTVWNRTLSKCDELVEHGASIGETPAAVIKKCKYTIAMLSDPSAALSVVFDKDGVLEQIGNGKGYVDMSTVDADTSSKISEAIKSKGGSFLEAPVSGSKKPAEDGQLVILAAGDKALYDEVVPAFDVLGKKSFHLGEVGNGAKMKLVVNMIMGSMMNAFSEGLTLAGRSGLNPSTLLDVLDLGAIANPMFKMKGPSMLKNNYSPAFPLKHQQKDMRLALALGDENAVPMPIAAAANEAFKKARSMGLGDLDFSAVHETLKKPDHSS